TAGCCACTCTGCAACTCCCCGACATAGAAACCGCGCCCGTCGGTGATCGCGTTCGTCAGGTCCATGGAAAGCACCCGCCGGTTTAGGTCCCAGTTGCGGTCCACGGACGTCAGCTTCGGATACAGGCTGGTCCCGAAGTAATCGACGGAATCCTTCATCAGGAAGTCGTCCGAAGGATCGTAAGCATCAGCCAGTGTACGAGCTAAGGGGGAGGGATTCGGCGCATGACTAGTCGTAACGTGACCCGGATCGACGGCCTTCACGGCTTCGTTGCGCATCTTCAGATCCTCGGCCAGTTTGTAGCCGTAGTAGATGCGCCAATCCATGAAATCTGTATAAGAAAGGATGGTCCCGAACCGCGGCGGTTCGACTTCACTCCAATCGGCAAAGGTGCGATGCCACGCCTCGTTTAACGCATCGATGTTGCCGTACTTGCCCTTCAGCCATTCGCGGAAACGCTCCATGCTGCTCGGGCAATAGCAGAACATCGGCTCGGACTTGTAACCGATGCGAGCCCAATTCATCGCCGCCGGCTCGCTCCATAAATCGTAACCAAAGAACGCCGGACTCTTCTCGGCGTGGCGTGCCACTTCAGAATAAAAGCCTAAAATTGCTTTTCGTACACCGCGATGATCAATGCAATAGCCCGGTGCTGCCTGGGACTTAATCGGCTGCCCGTCCTGGGCTGCATAGTGGCCGTCAGGATATTTCTTCCCGACCCACTGCGGCGCAGAGTCAACGTATACCTGCACTATCACTTTCAGCCCGACCTCTTGCGCCAGTTTTAGCAGCAGGTCGAGGTTCTCCAGGTGGTACTCGCCGTCGCGCGGCTCGCCCACGTTCCATTCCACCCAGGTGCGGACCGTATTGAACCCGAGGCCCTTGATCTTAAGCAGATCCTCTTTCCAGACTCGCGGCGAATCAGCCGTGATTCTGTCTAGCATCGGTGCGCGGGCTTTGCCGCCGCTATACCAGACCGAAACGGGAAAGAAAGTAGGCTTCGAGTGATCGACGCTCGCGCTTGTCACTGACGCCGGCTTTGGCGTCGCCACCTTCTTCTGTCCCGACTGCGCAAACCCCAGAACCGAACACACGAGCAGCACTGCTGCGATTTTGACGGCCTTCATAACTCTCCTGGAAAAGACGGCTTGTTACAGGTGCCGTTGGTTGGCGACACCTGTAACAAGCTGGTCGGCTAAAAGAACAGCTTCACAGAGTACTGCAACTTGCGAGGTTCACGAGCCGCGTTGTAGGCACCAGTGACGTAATTGCCGCCAGTGTCTTTCACGAGGATCGGATTGTTCGTCGCATCAAACGCTACTGAGCTGTTGAACGACTTGTATTGCGTGTGATTGAAGACATTGAACGCTTCCGCCTTGAACTGCAGGTAACGGCGTTCGTTGCCCAACGGTACGCGCTTGCTCAGCGTCATGTCCCAGTTATTGATTCCAGGTCCGCGCAGAACTCCTGGCCGAATAGTGCCGAAACTCACGTTGCCGTAAGTTCCCTTCGGCGTTGCCCGGAACGCTGCCGGATTGAACTGCATGCCGGCGGGAATGTTCGCGAACGGATCGCCGATGATGTCACCGCGCGCACCGTCAGTGGAGCCGGTAACGTCACGACCGTCGTTCCAGTAGACCGACGGCGTAACCGGCGACCCGCTGATGAAGCTCGTGATTCCGCTCACCGACCAATCGTCCGTGAAATAGCCCAGGACAGAGTTGCCCGTGGCCTTGCCGAGTTTCGGCAGTTCGTACCAGTAGTTGAATACCAGCGAGTGCGTGCGATCGTAACCAGTCGGTCCGTAATTGTAATCACGAGGATTCAGGTACGAACTTACCGCTTCACCATCGCCGCTGGCGACACCAAGGGTTCTCGACCACGTATACGCCGCACCGATCTGGAAGCCGTTCCGGAACCTGCGATCGGCTTTCACCTGGAGAGCGTTATAGTTGGCCGTTCCGTCGTAGAGCTGCGCCGTCACATCCGTATAGCCCGGATAGGTGCGGAAGAAGTCGTCCGGCAATACGCCGCCGGTCGTCGGGTCCGCATTAGCCGGATTGAAACGGGCACCCACCGGTATCGGGTTGATGTCCTTGTTAATCCAGATGTGCCGGGAAATGTTTCCAACGTACGAAACATCCACCACGACGTTCTGGGGGAGTTCCTGTTGGATACCGAAGCTGTAGCTGGTCGTCGTTGGGGTCTTTAGTCGGCCGTAAAACGCCCACGCGCCGGAGGTCCAGAAACCGCCGTTCGGGAAGCGATAACCCGTGGCTCCCGACAACTGATCCAGGGTCGTGTAGTACGCAGTCGACGTATATCCGATCGGCGCACTGCCCGTCGCATAGACTGGAGGCAGAATCGATCCGCGGTCTTTGAAGATACCTCCTCCAAAGTGCAGGGCCGTTTTGCCGTTGCCGAACACGTCGTAAGCCAGTCCAATTCGAGGCCCGACATCAATTGCCGAGTACTCAGCAAGGCCCTCGGGGCAACCGTTCTGTCCCGCTGCACACGAGCCGTTGTTGAAGTCACCGCTGTTCGGAACCATCGCCCCGATGGCGACACGAGGAACATAGGTGTTCGTTACAGCGTCGTAACCTACGCGATTTCCGCCCTGCATCACGGGTTGATACAAGCGCGGTGCTTTCGTCCGATCGTATAAAGCAGGGTTGAAGGTCGACATCTTATTGCTGTAATCGACCACTGGCCCCATGTGGTAGAAGCGGAGTCCGGCATCGAGCGTCAGCCGTGAGGTCAACTTCCAGTTGTCCTGCACGTACCATTCAAGATTGTTAAACCACCAGTCGCCACTGCCGCCCTGCGTGCTCTGCTGGAATGAGTTAACGATACCCAGCATGGCATTCGCAAAGCCGTCGTTGGCGCTGATCGGATTCAATGCCGAATGGCCGAATGACAGCGTCCCACGATAAGTGCTCCACAAAGGAGACACCTTCCCGTCACGCTCGAAGTAGAAGCCGAACTTAAGGTTGTGTTTGCCCCGCACCATGCTGAGGTTGTCAACGATGGTGTAAATGTCGTTCCAGTTGTCGTACGGGAACGACCCAATCACGCTGATATTTGCCGGCGTGTAGTGACGGGATCCAAACGCAATGTTCGGCAGGTAATCCGCATTACCGTACCAGTCGGGTATTCCGAGCTGTGAACGCTGCCATTTGCTTGCATCGCTCGGGAATGCCGTCAGGTGGTTGTAGCTCTTGCCGAATGCGAAGTCGTTCACCAGGGTGGGTGAAAATACCTTGGTTACGTGCAGGTTGTAGCCGTGTCCCGGCTGATTGAACGAAATGTCCGACAGCACCCAGTTCATACTGGTCACCCAGTTGCCCCAGGGCTGATTCTGTTCGTCCATGTCGTTGTTGAACCGGAAATACGCGCTCAAAGTTGGAGTGATGTTGGCGTCGATGCGGAACATGTCCGAACGACGGTTGTAGTTTCCGCTGTACTGGGAAATGTAGTTCCCCAGATAAGCGCCTTGCGGGTTCGTGTAATTCGGCTCGGGGAAGAACTTGAGGATGTCCTGCCCCATCTGGCTGATCCGGTCCGTCGGAATGATATTTCCGGGAAACTGCGCGTGCGTCAGCGGATCGATGACCGTGATCAACGCACCCGAACTGTCACGACTCTGCGAAAAGTCACCATTCCTCTCCGCCAACGTCGGAACCGTCACCACCTTCGTGGACGCAGGCTGCTTCCAATGGCTCCATTCTTCCGACACGAAGAAGAACAACTTGTCTTTTTTGCTATTGAATTTGTCTGGGATAAAGATTGGGCCGCCTAAGCTGAAGCCCTTGATACCGGCTCTCTCGACGCTCTTTGGAATTGGGTATTTGTAGTGGTGTGCATCCCAACTCGTGGCGTTCAGGCTTTCGTTACGTCCATAGTAGTAGCCGGTGCCGTGGAAATTCTGGGTGCCGCTCTTGGTAATGACTGTGATTGCGCCGCCGGCGCTGCGTCCGTACTCGGCTTGGTAGTTCGAAGTAAGAACGCGGATTTCCTGGATCGAGTCTGGGGTAGTGGTGTAATGGGTCGTCTGGTTGGAACCGGTATCCAGGTTGGTGATGCCGTCGACCGTGAAATTCTTTTGACTATCGCGGCCGCCATTAATCACGGTGCCGCCGACTTGTGTAGGCGCCGAGATAACGCGCTGTGCCGTCCCGTTGTCGACAACACCGGGAATGACCGAAAGAACCGTGAATACGTCACGGCCCTTGACTGCAAGATTTTCCAGCTGGTTGGCGGAAATCGTGCCCGATTTCTCCGCGCTCGCCAATTGGATCTGGGCCGCTTCATCGGTGACGGTCACGGTTTCCGAACCGGCTCCGATGGTTAGTTTGATGTCGCCGACAGTGCGAATCTGGCTCGCTGAAATATTGAGCGCCATCTCAGCAGGCTTGAAACCCTTCGCTTCGATCCGCAAGGTGTAATCGCCAGCCAGCACATTCAGGAAAGTGAATAAGCCGTTGGCATCCGATTGAACCTCAAGTGAACTCCCTGTCGCCCGGTTCGCAAGCTGGCAGGTTGCGCCTGGAATCAGCGCTCCGTTGGGATCAACGACAGTACCCTTCACCGAACTCGTCACGTTCTGGGAGAACATGCAGGTAGTGAGCAGGGCGATGAGGGCAACGATGGACAGTATCTTCTTCACGCCACCTCCTAGCGATGCAGTGAAGCACGGCAGAGTCCGCGGGGTATCGGCCGTGCCATGGCAAGTGCACCGCACTGGGACAATCGATGCAGCCGTTAACCATCCATCACAGTGTGTGATTATCTGCTAAGGTGGTTATCTAACCGCGGCAGGAAGTTATCACCATCCCGAACCGAAGTCCAGCATCTTTTTAAGTTCTTGTGGAAAAAATCTGGGCTGCCCTACGAGGCCTCGCCTCCTACCCGTGCCACGCCTCGATGCACTTCAGCAGGAGTCGATCAAAGTCCGCCTTTTCAGCGTCGCTGAGATGGTCGGTAAATTTTCCCAGCGCCTTACCGGTGGCTCGTTCCATCTGCCGAAGCAATTTCTTGCCTTCCGGCGTTATCCGCACCAGGTATTCTCTTCGGTTCAGGGGGTTCTGCTCCCGTCGTGCCATGGACCTCTGTTCGAGCGCGTCGATCAGCCCGATCACTGCGTTGGGATGAGTCCGGGTAGCCTCGGCGATCATATTCTGGTTAAGCGTCTGGTCCTCGGCCAGGGCAAGAATGGCAGCATGCCTGCTATGAAAGCCTGTCGGTAACAGTTCACGGTCCACCAGTTCGATGGCTCGCTCTCCCGCAACCCGGAGAAGGAACGCGACATTGGAACGCAGTGGCTTTGGCACCTGATAGTTCATGGCTTCACCTCACTTTGAAGTGACATCTTCAACTTACCACGAGCAACAAGCAGCCCGGGACCCAACAGGATCGAATCTCCCCGCGCGGCCCGCAAAACGGATACCGCAGCCCCTTGAACTTTTTTAACAATCGCTGAAACGATCTGCCACCCTGCTTCACTACTCTGTTGAGCACGCCCAACGACATATGCCGATGTGCCATGGCTTGCTCGACGGAGAATCGAATGCAGTTTTTGGTTGCATCAGGCCAGTGTATGCAGTTTCTGGATTTGGAAGCCAAGGTGACCGTGCCGGTGGCGGCTGCGGAGCTTGAGCCGAATCACAGGTATGCCGTGCTCTTGTTTTTGCAGAATAATGAGTGCGTCGCTTACGAGAACGTGAGGGTCTGCATTTCGCACGATCCTTTTGAGATGAGTGCCCGCGGCTTGTCGTCCTTGATCATCCAGCCGCCTCCAGTCGATGTTCCCGCGCGCGTGCAGGACGCACAGGGCGTGGTAATGGTTCGCTTCTGGTTTATTACGCCGTCATCAGGAGGCGGTCGTCTAACTGCCAGTGTTTTGCCGAACGGACCAGCCATTGTGCAGCCGGTAACCATCAACGCATCCGCGACCTCCCGCTACATTCCCGACGCTTCCTCTCAAGCCACCGCTTAGGTTGGATTTTTCGTGGCAGCCGGAATGCTCGGATTGGCGGAATGCGGCCTTCCGTTGAACCCGGTTGCCACATACAACTGAAACGGCGCCCAATAAAAAGGACGCCGAAACACGTTGTTCGATTTCATCATCTCAAGCTTTGCTGTTCTCAATGCAGTAGCCGGATCTTCACCCCGGCTCAGGCCGTTGTACATGGTATCCATCAACTGAGGCGTGGAAGCGTCGTTCGCCTCCCAAAGGGCTGCGATTACGTTGCGTGCTCCAGCGCGAAGAAACGCCCACGACAAGCCTACCAATCCCTCGCCGCTGTAGGCCCGGTTGCCCGAGCCGTAGCACGCGGAGATTGTCACTAGGTCGGCTGTCAATGGCTTCTGGACGATCTCACGGGCGTACAGCTTGTAAGCATCGCCACGGCGAGAAAGGACAACAGCAGAATCCAGCGGACTCAGGCGGCTCGCCGTCGCGTGAGCCACAAAGTGTATGTACGAGTATCTCTCAGGGCTGCTGGCGAGATATGCATCGGGCGTGGCGTTGGCGCCCTCAATCACTAGTTTTCGGTTATGATCAAAGTGCGTAACTACATCGCGCATTTCCTCGTCTGCCTGCTCAAGGGCCGGAAATTCACTACTGGGCGACACAGGATTGCCGATCAGCAGCAGGCTAGGGTTTCTGCCATCTGGCACTGCCAGCGCTGGACCGAGCAGAAGCAAGGAGTTGGCGTTGCGAATCGTGACGTCTTCTATCCAGTAGTGCAGTTTGGGTGTGGTCGCCAAAAGCGTTTCAAAATTCAGTTCGTGCAATGAGCCTTCGGCAATCACCACCACACGTGAGCCTGCCGCGATCAGTTTCTCCGCCGGCCCAACCAACAATTTGTATAATTCTTGGCCACTAGGGTTAGCAGTTTCCAAGGGATCGCGTGGCCCGGTCAGCGCTTTCCGATAATTCCGCACCAGCGCATTGATCTCGGAATCGGCCGGTAACGAGAAAAGCTCAATCTTCGCCGCGGTGATCGCCCATAAATAGGAACGTTCGGGCTTCAACCAGTACGCAAGAATGACTGCTCCCTGACGTCGAGCGATGTCGCTTGGCTCCAATCTCCCAGTCGAGGGCGACTTGATTCCTAAGCCTTCCGCAAGTGTCTGCGCGCGGCTGTGTTCCGCAACGGCAAGTGCGTCTTCGATCCTTCCTCGTGAGATCAGGAAATCAATGTAGTTGTCGTAAAACTCCGTGGCAGTATTCAGAAACGAAAGACGATATTCCTCCTTCGAGAGCGAGGATCGGGCTTCATCGATTCCCGCCAGCGCTTTCCGGAATTGACCTTCCGCTTGCATCGGCAAACCGGCTTCGGCGAGACCTTTTGCTAGAGCTGCCTGAGCTTCCCAACGCAAAGACAAGTTTTCCGCCGAGTCGTTGATCACCCGCTGAAAGTGTTGTTCGGCATCGCGGAGATCGCCTTGCCCCGCTGCGATTTCTGCCCGGTAGAAGACCGAGTACAGCGCATACGTTCGATCATCGGCGATTCGATTTAGCTGCTCAGCCTGCGCGTTGTATTCGGCCGCTTGCTTGAAGTTTTTCGTCGTGATGGCAACGCGCGTCATCTCGTTCAATGTGATTGCTTCCAGAGCCTTGTTCTGAAGCTTCCTTGCGATGTCCAGTGCTTCTCGGAGCTTTTCTTCGGCCGCCTCATACTGCCGGTTCATCGAGTAGACGGTCCCCAGATTGGCCAGCCAAACCTGCTGGTCTTTGAAAGATCCCAATTCAGCTGATAACCGTTCTGCCTTTTGAAGCAGATCCTGGGCTCGCTCCAGATCGCCCAGCATTAGGTAGCACCATCCAAGATTCCCCATGACCTTGGCGATCGACGCGCGGTTACCTAGCGCTTCCGAAACTCGCAGCGATTCAGCGTAGCGGTCAATGGCTTCGTCGTAACGTTGCGTGCGTGTGCTGACGATCCCAAGATTGCCGAGCGCGCTTGCCTGAAGTAACAACCGATTCTGCGAGCGACCAATCGAAAGCGCCTTTTGGAAGGATTGCTCCGCTAACGGATAATTGCTTCTCACGACAGCCGTCACACCTTGCGCCAGGAATACATCTCCCATCAAAACTGGCTGGTGTTCGGAAGCAAGAACTGCTGCTTCGGCAAGAAGCCTGTCGGCCTCTTCGAAGTGCTGTAGAAAGCATTCCGCCAGGCCGAGTACGAGTTTCCTTCGTGTGAGAGTTTCGAAAGACAGGCTGGCCGGCGGCTCCTCATTGATTAGCGGTAAGGCGTCCTTACTTATCCCGCGCCATACCAGCGCTTCCGCGCTGAGTACGCGGAAGCGCCATGACCACTCAACTGACTTGGAACCGTATTGTTTGTATCCTTGATTGGCGAGTTCTTCCGCGACCGTCAGTTCGCCGCGCTCGAGAGCTGAGCGCCCCTGTTGATACAAGGAATCAGCGGAAACTTTCTTCTGTTGTCTGGCCAGAAACACGCCCAACAGGATCAGAAGAGCCAGGCTGCTTATGGCCAGGTAGATCCATTTGCGCCGCCGCTTGCCACTGTTAAATCCCCCTCCACCGGGGATCCGAGCTTGAATCGCATCATCGTCAAAGTGCGGGCGTCCTTCTCCATCAAGAGTTCCCCGAGAAATAGAACTCCGAAGTCCGGGATTACCAGGACATGGCGGTAAGTCTGAAAACTGCTCTTTCCCGAGGCGCCTTTGACCACCGAACACGGAACGATTCCCTTCGCTTCCGGCAACGACTTCTGCTTCTCAGTAAACGCGTATTGTTCCTTTAAGCAGGCAGGAACTTCGTCCGGTTGGAGGTCGCCCCATAAGAAGCGCCGCCGTATGTCTTTCTTGAACGTAGGGTTCCGGTCGAATTCATTCTTGAACGCGTTGTAAGTGTTCAGATTATTGAACAGCGCATCGTCGAAGTCTACCGTGACCGGTTGCCCCTGTACCTGCAGATTGGTGATCGTGCTGCCGGAAACGCTGATTCGCGGTTCGTTCTCGCCCGGATAATGCTCCGATAGAAGGTCTGCGACTACGCTATCTGCGGTGACAATCCCGAGCACATTCAGCCCCGTAACGCTGGCGGCTACCCGCGTACGATAGACACCGTCGTTGTCCAGAGTCCCTGTGATTTCTGTGAGAGCACTCTCGATCGTCACCACTTCCGGGAGCCCTGCACATTCGGGATCTTTAAGGTCTGGAACGGCATGCTTCCCCGAGCTTGCCGAGGCTTTGCCGCCTGTTATCGGAAGAGAAGTTGCTGCTCTTGAATCGATGAGTTGCTGAAAGGGTCGAGTTACAACTCCCCCCAACCCGACACCCAAGCCATGAAAGTAAAAAGTTTTCGCCATTGTCGCCTGCCAATCAGTTTGATTTACAAACTACTGAACAGACCTATTGGAATCGAATCGTAAGTGGGTATCGTGCAATTTCGGTCGCCGCAGGATTTTGTCCCGCGTGACCCTCCACCACCAGCGTGGCGTTTCCAGGTTCGATTGCGCCGGCAGGTATCAGGATCTGGACGGTGTCCTTAGCTTGCTCGGCGGAAACCTGCACCCGGACTGGACGTTGCCCCGATTCCGTCTGAAGGTCCACCGTATAGTACGCAAACGATTCCTTGGCGGGAATATCTATATAGAGCCCGAATGGGCGATCTTTCGGCGCGAGAATCTCAGCCGCTCCGCCGCTGCGTGAGCCGGCTGTTACCAGTGAAAAAGAAGCTAACGTCTGTGGCTGCGAGGTCGATCGCTTGAGTGAGGGAATCGTCACCAGATTCTGATACGAGAGCACTCCGGCAAGCACCACAACCGCGGCCGCAAAACCCCACGCCGGTCTCAACCAGGCAAGCCAGCCACGAGTGCCAGTCGTCGGCACCAATACCGTCTGCATGGGAGCCGCTTCGTGCGTAAGCACATGGCGCGCATTATCCAGAAGCACAGCGCCATTCCGGATGTCGCTTGCGCATTCCATGCAGCCGAAAAAGTGCTCCTCGAACTGATCTCTCTGTTCAGCGCTCAATTCGCCAAGCAGGTATCGTTCGGCAGCTTGCATCTGGATGGCTTCAGAATGGTCCATTTTCACTGCTTTCCTGTGGCGCTTTTTCGCCAAGTCGCCAAAAAACGGTGCCCCCGGATCGCTACTCCCCCATTTCGCAACCCGGGAAGCACCAAGTGCGCGTCTGGTAGATAGTGTCGGAATCCGGCTGACCGTTTCATAATGTTTTTACTCTCCGGCCCTGGGCGGCAATCGTCTTCTCATAACAGGACTTAAAGTTCTGCTTGGCACGGTGCACCAGTACCCGAAGGTAATCCCGGTCGATCCCCAGGCTCTGGCATATCTGGTCCTTATTTCCTTCGTCCAGCAGCACGGCTCGTATTAGGTCCTGATCCTTGCGCGAAAGCCTCTCCAGAACCTGGCGCACACTTGACTGCGCCTGTTCGGATATCAATTGACCATCAAGGTCGATCGTCTTATCGGGAATTTCCTGAGTGTCTTCATCGGCCTGCTCGTGCCGGTTGCTCGATCGATAGTGCTCTAAAAGAATGTTGTTGCAGACCGAATTCACGAACGCACCTAGCCGCTCTGGCTGCTGTACACCACCGTCTTTTCGGATTGCTGTCAGCACTCGCAGGAACGTTTCCTGCCGAATGTCTTCGATAGCATCCGCCGCGAGATAACGGGCGCGCAGTTTGATCAGGACTAGATCGCTGAAATAGGACACGAAATGGCCTTCAGTAGCGGGGTCTCCCGCCCGCAAGCGCTCTAGATAAGGCCGATCGAACGAAAAGAGTTCCACATGTCCTCGGGATCAAACGACTGAGTATAAATTTGCGCTGCCACGTAGGCAAAGGTAGAGAATGCTTTTTGCCACGTGTGCCCACGCAAATCGGCCGACATGCCGAATGCAATGGCACTTAGGAGACTGATTTAACGGAATTCTGATGGTGGCCAGGGACGGAATCGAACCGCCGACACGCGGATTTTCAGTCCGCTGCTCTACCAGCTGAGCTACCTGGCCACGCTTGTTTGCGCTAGGAAGTCGCGCAGGACTGCAAGGCCGTCCGTTACGCCATCGGCTGCGAATGCCTTGGCTGGGATGTGTCTGCTAACGGACTCAGCAATTGTAACAACTCACCCCGATTTACTCCAAATCCCGCTTGTGGAATGCTATACCTTCAGTCGCAACTCGCCATTCATCATCACACCCGAGCACGTCTCCGATGCAAACCAATACGGAATCTCCCGATAATCCTTCACCCCAAAGATCGCCAGGTCCGCATCTTTCCCCGGCTCAACGCTTCCCTTCCGATCCGCCATCCGCAGTGACCACGCGCCATTAATCGTCGCCGCCGCAATACCTTCCGCCGGCGTCATCTTCATATGCGTGCACGCCAGCGACAACACAAACGGCATACTCACTGTCGGTGACGTTCCCGGATTAAAATCCGTCGCCAGAGCGACCGCCGCTCCAGCATCAATCAACTTCCTCGCCGGCGGATACTGCTTTAGCCCCAGGAAGAAGTTCGCTCCTGGCACCAATGTTGCCACCGTATCCGATTTCGCCAGCGTCGCGATGTCCGCGTCGTCCATGAAGTCCAAGTGATCGAACGAGGCCGGCTTGTACTCATACAGCGAATCCAGTTTCGCCGGACTCAACTGCCACACGTGCGCCCGCGTTTCCAATCCGTTCGACACCGCCGCCGCCAGAATCCTCTCCGACTGCTCCAGCGAAAATGCACCCCGCTCGCAGAACACATCCACGAACTTCGCGAGCTTCTTCTTCGCGACTTGCGGAATCAACTCCTCGCACACG
This Terriglobales bacterium DNA region includes the following protein-coding sequences:
- a CDS encoding carboxypeptidase regulatory-like domain-containing protein, encoding MKKILSIVALIALLTTCMFSQNVTSSVKGTVVDPNGALIPGATCQLANRATGSSLEVQSDANGLFTFLNVLAGDYTLRIEAKGFKPAEMALNISASQIRTVGDIKLTIGAGSETVTVTDEAAQIQLASAEKSGTISANQLENLAVKGRDVFTVLSVIPGVVDNGTAQRVISAPTQVGGTVINGGRDSQKNFTVDGITNLDTGSNQTTHYTTTPDSIQEIRVLTSNYQAEYGRSAGGAITVITKSGTQNFHGTGYYYGRNESLNATSWDAHHYKYPIPKSVERAGIKGFSLGGPIFIPDKFNSKKDKLFFFVSEEWSHWKQPASTKVVTVPTLAERNGDFSQSRDSSGALITVIDPLTHAQFPGNIIPTDRISQMGQDILKFFPEPNYTNPQGAYLGNYISQYSGNYNRRSDMFRIDANITPTLSAYFRFNNDMDEQNQPWGNWVTSMNWVLSDISFNQPGHGYNLHVTKVFSPTLVNDFAFGKSYNHLTAFPSDASKWQRSQLGIPDWYGNADYLPNIAFGSRHYTPANISVIGSFPYDNWNDIYTIVDNLSMVRGKHNLKFGFYFERDGKVSPLWSTYRGTLSFGHSALNPISANDGFANAMLGIVNSFQQSTQGGSGDWWFNNLEWYVQDNWKLTSRLTLDAGLRFYHMGPVVDYSNKMSTFNPALYDRTKAPRLYQPVMQGGNRVGYDAVTNTYVPRVAIGAMVPNSGDFNNGSCAAGQNGCPEGLAEYSAIDVGPRIGLAYDVFGNGKTALHFGGGIFKDRGSILPPVYATGSAPIGYTSTAYYTTLDQLSGATGYRFPNGGFWTSGAWAFYGRLKTPTTTSYSFGIQQELPQNVVVDVSYVGNISRHIWINKDINPIPVGARFNPANADPTTGGVLPDDFFRTYPGYTDVTAQLYDGTANYNALQVKADRRFRNGFQIGAAYTWSRTLGVASGDGEAVSSYLNPRDYNYGPTGYDRTHSLVFNYWYELPKLGKATGNSVLGYFTDDWSVSGITSFISGSPVTPSVYWNDGRDVTGSTDGARGDIIGDPFANIPAGMQFNPAAFRATPKGTYGNVSFGTIRPGVLRGPGINNWDMTLSKRVPLGNERRYLQFKAEAFNVFNHTQYKSFNSSVAFDATNNPILVKDTGGNYVTGAYNAAREPRKLQYSVKLFF
- a CDS encoding CHAT domain-containing protein — its product is MFLARQQKKVSADSLYQQGRSALERGELTVAEELANQGYKQYGSKSVEWSWRFRVLSAEALVWRGISKDALPLINEEPPASLSFETLTRRKLVLGLAECFLQHFEEADRLLAEAAVLASEHQPVLMGDVFLAQGVTAVVRSNYPLAEQSFQKALSIGRSQNRLLLQASALGNLGIVSTRTQRYDEAIDRYAESLRVSEALGNRASIAKVMGNLGWCYLMLGDLERAQDLLQKAERLSAELGSFKDQQVWLANLGTVYSMNRQYEAAEEKLREALDIARKLQNKALEAITLNEMTRVAITTKNFKQAAEYNAQAEQLNRIADDRTYALYSVFYRAEIAAGQGDLRDAEQHFQRVINDSAENLSLRWEAQAALAKGLAEAGLPMQAEGQFRKALAGIDEARSSLSKEEYRLSFLNTATEFYDNYIDFLISRGRIEDALAVAEHSRAQTLAEGLGIKSPSTGRLEPSDIARRQGAVILAYWLKPERSYLWAITAAKIELFSLPADSEINALVRNYRKALTGPRDPLETANPSGQELYKLLVGPAEKLIAAGSRVVVIAEGSLHELNFETLLATTPKLHYWIEDVTIRNANSLLLLGPALAVPDGRNPSLLLIGNPVSPSSEFPALEQADEEMRDVVTHFDHNRKLVIEGANATPDAYLASSPERYSYIHFVAHATASRLSPLDSAVVLSRRGDAYKLYAREIVQKPLTADLVTISACYGSGNRAYSGEGLVGLSWAFLRAGARNVIAALWEANDASTPQLMDTMYNGLSRGEDPATALRTAKLEMMKSNNVFRRPFYWAPFQLYVATGFNGRPHSANPSIPAATKNPT
- a CDS encoding choice-of-anchor P family protein encodes the protein MAKTFYFHGLGVGLGGVVTRPFQQLIDSRAATSLPITGGKASASSGKHAVPDLKDPECAGLPEVVTIESALTEITGTLDNDGVYRTRVAASVTGLNVLGIVTADSVVADLLSEHYPGENEPRISVSGSTITNLQVQGQPVTVDFDDALFNNLNTYNAFKNEFDRNPTFKKDIRRRFLWGDLQPDEVPACLKEQYAFTEKQKSLPEAKGIVPCSVVKGASGKSSFQTYRHVLVIPDFGVLFLGELLMEKDARTLTMMRFKLGSPVEGDLTVASGGANGSTWP
- a CDS encoding zf-HC2 domain-containing protein; translation: MDHSEAIQMQAAERYLLGELSAEQRDQFEEHFFGCMECASDIRNGAVLLDNARHVLTHEAAPMQTVLVPTTGTRGWLAWLRPAWGFAAAVVVLAGVLSYQNLVTIPSLKRSTSQPQTLASFSLVTAGSRSGGAAEILAPKDRPFGLYIDIPAKESFAYYTVDLQTESGQRPVRVQVSAEQAKDTVQILIPAGAIEPGNATLVVEGHAGQNPAATEIARYPLTIRFQ
- a CDS encoding sigma-70 family RNA polymerase sigma factor, which encodes MELFSFDRPYLERLRAGDPATEGHFVSYFSDLVLIKLRARYLAADAIEDIRQETFLRVLTAIRKDGGVQQPERLGAFVNSVCNNILLEHYRSSNRHEQADEDTQEIPDKTIDLDGQLISEQAQSSVRQVLERLSRKDQDLIRAVLLDEGNKDQICQSLGIDRDYLRVLVHRAKQNFKSCYEKTIAAQGRRVKTL
- the hutI gene encoding imidazolonepropionase produces the protein MESLLLTNINQLLTMRGADGPRRGGDLRQVGLIEDAAVLCAGGRIVSVGTRKEANRDAWLKNGSVIEVDCRGGVVLPGFVDSHTHPAFMQPRLVDFEKRIEGATYEEIAEAGGGIRSSIAGVREAKRKELAEKVVAALNQMSAEGTTTVEAKSGYGLSAESEIKSLEAIRDSAKKWPGTLVPTLLGAHVVPPEYKGDPDEYVRVVCEELIPQVAKKKLAKFVDVFCERGAFSLEQSERILAAAVSNGLETRAHVWQLSPAKLDSLYEYKPASFDHLDFMDDADIATLAKSDTVATLVPGANFFLGLKQYPPARKLIDAGAAVALATDFNPGTSPTVSMPFVLSLACTHMKMTPAEGIAAATINGAWSLRMADRKGSVEPGKDADLAIFGVKDYREIPYWFASETCSGVMMNGELRLKV